The following are from one region of the Candidatus Saccharimonadia bacterium genome:
- a CDS encoding enolase C-terminal domain-like protein, with the protein VREARKAAGDNVEITLDVNCPWTVREALDMSARLRPFNLRWLEEPIWPPENFGGLARLRREGGIAIAAGENASTRVEFQQMLSAGAVDFVQPSPAKMGGISELQKVFALAAASATVVMVHSFYDGPGLLASVHASAALKRIPVILKHSLHA; encoded by the coding sequence AGTCCGTGAGGCGCGAAAGGCTGCCGGCGATAACGTGGAGATCACGCTGGACGTCAACTGTCCATGGACCGTGCGAGAGGCCCTCGATATGAGCGCCAGGCTGCGACCGTTCAATCTGCGCTGGCTGGAAGAACCCATTTGGCCTCCAGAGAACTTTGGCGGTTTGGCTCGATTGCGTCGTGAGGGTGGAATAGCCATTGCGGCAGGGGAAAATGCTTCCACGCGGGTGGAGTTCCAACAGATGCTTTCTGCTGGCGCGGTCGACTTCGTCCAACCCAGCCCGGCCAAGATGGGAGGTATCTCCGAACTTCAGAAGGTATTCGCGCTTGCCGCGGCAAGTGCGACCGTGGTGATGGTCCATTCATTCTATGACGGCCCCGGCTTGCTGGCGAGTGTACACGCAAGCGCCGCACTAAA